A single region of the Anomaloglossus baeobatrachus isolate aAnoBae1 chromosome 2, aAnoBae1.hap1, whole genome shotgun sequence genome encodes:
- the NR0B1 gene encoding nuclear receptor subfamily 0 group B member 1, which yields MACLDKCHCSVDNRRHGSILYNILKNEEHKESHKGRKEDHTEGYGQGCSCGSQKKVSLKCPQVTCKAASAVLVKTLRFVKSLPCFQELPLADQLLLVRSCWAPLLVLGLAQDKVDFETVETSEPSMLQRILTNRQGAERKQHQEHQETLLLGNSLQQHKGMHLPTATEIRWIKEFLEKCWSLGISNKEYAYLKGIVLFNPDLPGLHCARYIQGLQQEAHQALNEHVKMIQRWDHSRFTKLIIVLSLLRSINANAIAELFFRPIIGSVNMDDMLLEMLGAKI from the exons atggcttgtttagACAAGTGTCACTGTTCTGTAGACAACAGGAGGCATGGCAGTATCTTATACAATATCCTGAAGAATGAGGAGCACAAAGAATCACACAAAGGCAGGAAGGAAGACCACACAGAAGGGTATGGACAAGGCTGCTCCTGTGGATCTCAGAAGAAAGTCAGTCTCAAATGCCCACAGGTCACCTGCAAGGCTGCCTCAGCTGTGCTAGTGAAGACCCTGAGGTTTGTGAAGAGTCTGCCCTGCTTCCAGGAGTTACCCCTGGCTGACCAGCTACTGTTGGTCAGAAGCTGCTGGGCTCCTCTCTTGGTGCTGGGACTTGCACAGGACAAGGTAGATTTTGAAACTGTTGAAACATCTGAGCCAAGTATGTTACAAAGGATTTTGACCAACAGACAAGGAGCAGAGAGGAAACAGCACCAGGAACATCAAGAGACATTGCTACTTGGAAATAGTCTGCAGCAGCATAAAGGGATGCATCTGCCAACAGCTACTGAGATCAGGTGGATCAAGGAGTTCTTAGAGAAGTGCTGGAGCCTGGGGATTAGCAACAAAGAGTATGCCTACCTAAAAGGGATTGTACTGTTTAATCCAG ATTTGCCTGGACTTCACTGTGCTCGGTATATCCAAGGATTACAACAGGAAGCCCACCAAGCCTTAAATGAGCATGTGAAGATGATCCAGCGATGGGATCACTCCAGATTCACCAAGTTAATTATTGTTCTGTCCTTGTTGAGATCTATCAACGCAAACGCCATTGCTGAACTGTTCTTCAGACCCATCATTGGCTCTGTGAATATGGACGACATGTTATTGGAAATGTTGGGTGCAAAAATATAA